From Bradyrhizobium erythrophlei:
CGGTCATGCTTTGTTAACCATGAACGCCCTTAATCGGAATCATAACTCTCTCAGGGTTTTCCGATGCGAGGCGTGCGCGCCGTCATGATCTGTCTGGTCGCGGCCCTCGCTCTGCCGGGCCGCATGCACGCGGCCGGCCCCGCCGCGATGGCGGAGCCGCAAGGCGATCTCGATTCCCTCGCCTACGGGCCAGCCGACGGATCGGGCTCGATGCGCGTGGTGGTGCCGCTCGGCACCGCGGTCAGCCCCGGCGATGCCGTCCTCGTCGCAGAACGCTGGTTCTGATCATGCCCGAGACTCCAGACCAGCCGCTTCGTATCCTGCACGCGGTGCGCGCGCCCGTCGGCGGCATCATCCGTCACATCCTCGACCTCGCCAACGGCCAGGCCGAGCGCGGCCATCATGTCGGCATCATCGCCGACAGCCTGACCGGCGGCGAACGCGCCGCGGCGGCGCTCGAGGAAATCGCCCCCCGCCTCAAGCTCGGCGTTCATCGCCTCGCCATTCGCCGCGAACCTCACCCTACCGACTTCCTGGTATGGTTGCGTATGATGCTCCTGATCCGGCGGCTGAAACCCGACGTGCTGCATGGCCACGGCGCTAAAGCAGGCGCCTTCATCCGCATGAAACGCCGGTCCAGACGCAAGATCCGCATCTATACACCGCATGGCGGCTCGCTGCATTACCCGCTGGATACGCTGAAGGGCGCCTTCTACAGCCGCCTCGAACGCGCGCTGATGAACAATACCGAGCTGTTCCTGTTCGAAAGCGCGTTCGCGCGCGACACCTATCAGCGCACCATCGGCATTCCGAAGGGGCTGGTCCGCTGCGTGTTCAACGGCGTCACCGCGGACGAATTCGATCCGGTCGTCAAACCGGCCGATGCCACCGATGTCGCCTACGTCGGCGAGTTCAGGCATATCAAGGGCGCCGACCTCCTGATCGACGCGGTGGCGCGGCTGCGTACAGACGGCAAGCCGGTCACGCTGACGCTTGGCGGCGACGGCGAGGAGATGAACGCGCTCAAGGCCAAGGTTCGAGAGCTCGGACTCACCGAGGCGATCCGTTTCATCGGCCACATCAAGGCGCGCTACGGATTCTCCAAGGGCGGCCTGCTGGTGGTTCCGTCCCGGGGGGATTCGATGCCCTATGTCGTGATCGAGGCGGCGGCGGCGGGAATTCCGATGGTGGCCGCCAATGTCGGCGGCATTCCGGAAATTTTCGGCCCCCA
This genomic window contains:
- a CDS encoding glycosyltransferase family 4 protein — translated: MPETPDQPLRILHAVRAPVGGIIRHILDLANGQAERGHHVGIIADSLTGGERAAAALEEIAPRLKLGVHRLAIRREPHPTDFLVWLRMMLLIRRLKPDVLHGHGAKAGAFIRMKRRSRRKIRIYTPHGGSLHYPLDTLKGAFYSRLERALMNNTELFLFESAFARDTYQRTIGIPKGLVRCVFNGVTADEFDPVVKPADATDVAYVGEFRHIKGADLLIDAVARLRTDGKPVTLTLGGDGEEMNALKAKVRELGLTEAIRFIGHIKARYGFSKGGLLVVPSRGDSMPYVVIEAAAAGIPMVAANVGGIPEIFGPHTDALFASNSAGAMADAIETALADPATALARARSLRERVLIHFSQKAMVEGVLAGYRGAFADR